One window from the genome of Pararhizobium gei encodes:
- a CDS encoding MGH1-like glycoside hydrolase domain-containing protein: MPRHSTIPLMRAWNSWSDRPAEMVFLPLGVRITPVLYSTRSRTTSAIEPRRNPVRLGRHAIDGSLIELETDHTGTTVAFSTRKTDPFAVCGNWEGTVSAEWGLRFWLTLAISSDGGEIGIHDSGNNTTLLKIGARFVAVVTAQAPVHVTGHDTIEALRADFEENGYFYTATRSNTAPVIALRFNLEMMRKGAYAAAVADSAVLAIAKARANLAEHMPAQIPDAQTGLFEGSLDAVRDVVAWNTIWDDTNARPYTAVTRIWNLGKFAVWYNDQLFAALLAGVFDADLARENMATAMASATPQGNIACIVTSNDAWVDRSQHPNGALVAWQLYQRTGERSLLTASYDALARNQRWWWENRDPGAFGLLSCGTSDVGEGLYKGTAFGARNETGMDNSATHDEAIYDPVTRTLSTFDLGLNCAAALDAEMLANMATVFGKHADAQEFAHIADRCRTLISKTLWDESRGLFANRQRDGGFVRSLSPTSFYPLVCGAATPEQAARLLEHLSDETTFGGDFVLPNATRGDPAFAENVYWRGRIWPNVNYMVWLGLRRYGFMVEASQLASQSYDLFMKSWNNDRIAAENYNAVTGEAMDQGDTDPFYIWAALLPLMATGEIVDFDPWSGWTVRNTGQDVSVGPMLSPAGSLHISVKAAVLSMIVNERIVMTTDLQTTFSQIDIRDGSFACTVATVAGSGFLDLPDVTADNVVAVRLDGNDIPYDAGSEGIRIAIAENAHMQRLEVYFSSLEVRMASRKP; the protein is encoded by the coding sequence ATGCCAAGACATTCGACAATCCCCCTGATGCGCGCCTGGAACAGCTGGTCGGATCGGCCGGCCGAGATGGTTTTCCTGCCGCTCGGCGTGCGGATCACGCCGGTGCTGTATTCCACGCGCAGCAGGACGACATCGGCAATCGAGCCGCGGCGCAATCCCGTCCGGCTGGGGCGCCACGCCATCGACGGCTCGCTGATCGAACTCGAGACGGATCACACCGGTACGACCGTCGCCTTCTCCACGAGGAAGACAGACCCGTTCGCGGTTTGCGGAAACTGGGAGGGAACGGTATCTGCAGAGTGGGGATTGCGGTTCTGGTTGACGCTGGCGATCTCGTCCGACGGCGGCGAGATCGGCATCCATGACAGCGGCAACAATACCACACTCCTGAAGATCGGCGCCCGGTTCGTCGCTGTCGTTACGGCGCAGGCCCCGGTCCATGTGACGGGTCACGACACCATCGAGGCATTGCGCGCCGATTTCGAGGAGAACGGATATTTCTATACGGCCACCCGGAGCAACACGGCGCCTGTCATCGCGCTCCGCTTCAATCTCGAAATGATGCGCAAGGGCGCCTATGCCGCGGCTGTCGCCGATAGTGCGGTCCTCGCGATCGCAAAGGCGCGGGCCAACCTTGCTGAACATATGCCGGCGCAGATACCCGATGCGCAGACGGGTCTGTTCGAAGGGTCGCTCGATGCGGTGCGGGACGTGGTGGCATGGAACACCATCTGGGACGACACCAATGCGCGGCCCTATACCGCTGTCACCCGTATCTGGAATCTCGGGAAATTCGCGGTCTGGTACAATGACCAGCTTTTTGCGGCCCTTCTGGCGGGTGTTTTCGATGCTGACCTGGCGCGTGAAAACATGGCGACAGCCATGGCCAGCGCCACGCCGCAAGGCAATATCGCCTGCATCGTCACGTCCAACGACGCCTGGGTGGACCGAAGCCAGCACCCGAACGGTGCACTCGTCGCCTGGCAGCTTTACCAGCGGACCGGCGAACGCTCGCTGCTGACGGCAAGCTATGACGCCTTGGCCCGCAATCAGCGCTGGTGGTGGGAAAACCGCGATCCCGGTGCTTTCGGCTTGTTGTCCTGCGGCACCTCCGATGTCGGCGAGGGTCTTTACAAGGGAACGGCCTTCGGCGCACGGAACGAAACCGGAATGGACAATTCAGCGACCCATGACGAAGCGATCTACGACCCGGTCACCCGCACATTATCCACCTTCGATCTCGGACTGAACTGCGCGGCCGCGCTTGATGCCGAAATGCTGGCGAACATGGCGACGGTTTTTGGAAAGCATGCGGACGCGCAGGAATTTGCCCATATTGCAGACCGCTGCCGGACGCTGATTTCCAAGACATTGTGGGATGAGAGCCGCGGTCTCTTCGCCAATCGCCAGCGCGATGGCGGGTTCGTCCGCTCGCTGTCGCCCACCAGTTTCTACCCTCTGGTTTGCGGAGCGGCCACCCCGGAACAGGCCGCCAGATTGCTTGAGCACCTGAGCGACGAGACAACCTTCGGCGGCGATTTCGTCCTGCCCAATGCGACGCGCGGCGATCCTGCCTTTGCCGAAAACGTCTACTGGCGCGGACGTATCTGGCCGAACGTCAACTACATGGTCTGGCTTGGACTACGCCGCTATGGCTTCATGGTGGAGGCAAGCCAATTGGCCAGCCAGAGCTACGACCTGTTCATGAAATCCTGGAACAACGATCGTATCGCGGCCGAAAACTACAATGCCGTGACCGGCGAAGCGATGGATCAGGGAGATACCGATCCGTTCTATATCTGGGCGGCTCTTTTGCCGCTGATGGCAACGGGTGAGATCGTGGATTTTGATCCCTGGTCGGGATGGACCGTACGCAATACGGGTCAGGACGTGTCGGTCGGGCCCATGCTGTCTCCGGCGGGCTCACTGCATATTTCCGTGAAGGCCGCCGTTCTTTCCATGATAGTCAACGAGCGGATCGTGATGACGACGGACCTGCAAACGACCTTCTCGCAGATCGACATCCGCGACGGATCGTTCGCCTGCACTGTTGCGACGGTCGCGGGCAGCGGTTTCCTCGACCTTCCCGACGTCACGGCAGACAATGTCGTCGCCGTCCGGCTTGACGGAAATGATATTCCCTATGACGCAGGCAGCGAGGGCATCCGCATTGCGATCGCCGAAAACGCGCATATGCAGCGGTTGGAAGTCTATTTTTCGTCCCTCGAAGTTCGGATGGCTTCGAGAAAACCCTGA
- a CDS encoding carbohydrate-binding protein has protein sequence MLVTDTRVGDRALFQNPTVAFRPSAYWFWHSIPTEDVCRAQLTDFRDKGIGTILIQARLSLPRADYLSTLYLAAYRVAALIAGELGLKLGIYDDYNWIAGHAGGRTVSGRDALRERHLFWSSAPAAQGSISGIHPPFVETMGPDILGWQYEGGRVEWCEWTVEAALLHSRSGIDSLDAISDVTARTAVITSDAVSCTYAFDGRIEDDQTLTVFISARSSTSRLINYLLPEAAERFIEVGLDPLVKALDGLLPEPVGFVFYDQPAAGFYRWDQISGDPGNSLLFAPPLRETTTRRTDASFAKVLLALLHDVGHDTLRLRAQFYAGYSALMNDAFFGTLRRWSDTTGIALTGHEILPHIASWSLNGGFTSIDPRVAPAVDFFGIDAFRHETAVDSNNFGAQLAPKLGDSVARSNGRSRCMVETYATAERTSLRAAGQWELTLETARAQAIRLLCLGMRQFIWHGVYQTDGHDNDPTPFVNPRFDFAPGINFEPWWSYHDLFAAETARISVFIEPAKPRTPVAILYPLYTAFAEGPRHGHATHIGAWCEHLLAQGCDFMFVSEADLAGATIDDGKLMASGLAFDAVVLPSVTVLETAGTIRALEAFKAAGGAIWSSGERLSVISDSDAPVTFPDVSTHIEGHPESLAIATLVSSLPFRGPRIESRSGGKPWRWIGYEADGWWRLVLFNDGSNDLEVEISYGPAFEYEEWSPADGAIHSQGTLEQSLVLLQPQEVRCIRVREALGTMAAHGAIQNAPIPNTAEAICLAGGWTFCPGDDADFQSISVDAGWETQGFADFSGIGIYRCQMTITTQTEWVLELPEVHTAVTALLDGRQIGRRAWRPYRFALGTLSLGMHLLELRVANTAANRYYCNTPYLGDTPDKSGLTAVPTLVPLSN, from the coding sequence GTGCTCGTGACCGACACAAGGGTAGGAGACCGGGCGCTCTTCCAAAACCCGACGGTTGCCTTTCGTCCCTCTGCCTACTGGTTCTGGCATTCCATCCCGACAGAAGATGTCTGCCGTGCCCAACTGACCGACTTCAGGGATAAAGGCATCGGGACGATCCTCATTCAGGCGCGTCTCTCCCTGCCGCGCGCAGACTATCTCTCGACCCTTTATCTCGCCGCCTATCGCGTCGCCGCCCTTATCGCCGGTGAACTTGGACTGAAGCTCGGCATCTATGACGACTATAACTGGATCGCCGGTCATGCCGGCGGGCGCACGGTCTCGGGGCGCGACGCGTTGCGCGAACGCCACCTGTTCTGGTCGTCAGCACCGGCAGCTCAAGGCTCGATCAGCGGCATCCACCCGCCTTTTGTCGAGACCATGGGGCCGGATATTCTCGGGTGGCAATATGAGGGAGGCCGGGTCGAATGGTGCGAATGGACGGTTGAGGCAGCTCTCTTGCACTCACGCTCGGGCATCGACAGCCTGGACGCGATATCAGATGTGACGGCGCGAACCGCCGTCATCACAAGCGATGCCGTGTCCTGCACCTATGCCTTCGACGGCCGGATCGAGGACGACCAGACCCTTACAGTCTTCATCAGCGCCCGGTCCTCGACATCCCGCCTGATCAATTATCTTCTGCCGGAGGCCGCCGAGCGTTTCATAGAGGTCGGGCTGGATCCGCTTGTCAAGGCATTGGACGGGTTGCTGCCGGAGCCTGTCGGCTTCGTTTTCTACGATCAGCCGGCGGCGGGATTCTATCGTTGGGACCAGATTTCGGGCGATCCCGGCAACAGCCTGCTTTTCGCCCCGCCGCTGCGGGAAACAACAACGCGACGAACCGATGCATCTTTTGCGAAAGTCCTTCTGGCGCTGCTGCACGATGTCGGGCACGACACGCTGCGACTGAGGGCGCAGTTTTACGCCGGATATTCGGCTTTGATGAACGATGCCTTTTTCGGCACACTGCGACGGTGGTCCGACACGACCGGTATCGCCCTGACAGGGCACGAAATCCTGCCGCATATCGCTTCATGGTCGCTGAATGGCGGTTTTACCAGCATTGATCCGCGCGTCGCACCGGCTGTCGATTTCTTCGGGATCGACGCATTCAGACATGAGACGGCGGTGGATTCGAACAATTTCGGCGCTCAGCTCGCGCCGAAACTCGGCGATTCCGTTGCCCGCTCGAATGGGCGCAGCCGGTGCATGGTCGAAACCTATGCCACCGCCGAGCGAACATCCCTGCGCGCTGCCGGCCAATGGGAGTTGACGCTGGAGACGGCCCGCGCCCAGGCGATCCGTCTCCTTTGCCTCGGCATGCGGCAGTTCATCTGGCACGGCGTCTATCAGACAGACGGTCACGACAATGACCCGACGCCGTTCGTCAACCCACGTTTCGATTTTGCGCCGGGCATCAATTTCGAGCCCTGGTGGAGCTATCACGACCTCTTCGCAGCCGAGACCGCCCGGATTTCCGTATTTATCGAACCGGCCAAACCCCGCACGCCGGTTGCCATTCTCTACCCGCTCTATACCGCCTTTGCGGAAGGCCCGCGCCACGGCCACGCCACACATATCGGTGCATGGTGCGAACATCTTCTCGCGCAGGGATGCGATTTCATGTTCGTGAGCGAGGCCGATCTCGCAGGAGCAACGATCGACGACGGGAAACTCATGGCATCGGGGCTGGCTTTTGACGCCGTCGTACTGCCGTCCGTGACGGTTCTGGAAACAGCGGGCACCATACGGGCACTTGAGGCTTTCAAGGCGGCCGGCGGCGCGATCTGGTCATCCGGTGAACGCTTGTCTGTCATCTCAGACAGCGATGCGCCGGTGACGTTCCCTGACGTTTCCACGCATATCGAAGGGCATCCGGAAAGCCTGGCAATTGCCACTCTCGTGTCCTCCCTTCCATTCCGCGGCCCGCGGATCGAGAGCCGCTCAGGCGGCAAGCCATGGCGGTGGATCGGATATGAAGCGGACGGCTGGTGGCGCCTTGTGCTGTTCAATGACGGATCGAACGATCTTGAGGTCGAAATCTCGTATGGCCCTGCCTTCGAGTACGAGGAATGGTCGCCGGCGGATGGAGCCATCCATTCGCAGGGCACGCTTGAGCAGTCGCTGGTTTTGCTCCAGCCGCAGGAGGTTCGGTGTATCCGGGTGCGCGAGGCTTTGGGGACCATGGCGGCTCATGGAGCCATACAGAATGCGCCCATCCCAAATACTGCGGAAGCGATCTGCCTTGCCGGCGGCTGGACCTTTTGTCCTGGAGATGATGCCGACTTCCAATCGATTTCAGTGGACGCCGGCTGGGAAACACAGGGGTTCGCCGACTTTTCCGGGATCGGCATTTACCGGTGCCAGATGACGATCACGACGCAAACCGAATGGGTTCTGGAATTGCCGGAGGTCCACACGGCCGTCACGGCATTGCTTGATGGCCGCCAGATCGGCCGCCGGGCATGGCGGCCCTACCGCTTTGCTCTCGGTACATTAAGCCTCGGCATGCATTTGCTGGAGCTTCGCGTCGCCAACACGGCGGCAAACCGTTATTACTGCAACACGCCCTATCTTGGCGACACGCCCGATAAAAGCGGATTGACCGCCGTGCCGACCCTCGTCCCGCTTTCAAACTGA